In Haemorhous mexicanus isolate bHaeMex1 chromosome 6, bHaeMex1.pri, whole genome shotgun sequence, a single window of DNA contains:
- the LOC132328682 gene encoding uncharacterized protein LOC132328682, which produces MSCLGGECQVRAGQFLGQCSSFFYANAALHTSPWNVHKAELHSQHLTMEQHREKRARQVLRAPLVQGQSSGECQGWSHLQRGVSCREELCLSVLPVAGSCQTQPGAGTGMPGQRWDGHGSRAARGSSARGCSEQAPRDAAARAEPTAIPKPPQGTAATAWECRHAGVAEELGQQFPVLTSWSSHTPTSEKNMNSPPLRPGSSLQRELSAHPGRQFQHLKERKEEKGTSAIQP; this is translated from the exons ATGTCCTGCCTGGGAGGGGAATGCCAAGTTCGAGCAGGGCAATTCCTAGGCCAATGCAGCTCTTTCTTTTATGCCAATGCTGCCTTACACACCAGCCCCTGGAATGTCCATAAGGCAGAGCTCCATAGCCAGCACCTGACCATGGAACAACACAG GGAGAAACGAGCAAGACAAGTCCTGAGGGCTCCCTTGGTCCAAGGCCAAAGTTCTGGAGAGTGTCAGGGCTGGTCCCACCTGCAGAGGGGCGTTTCCTGCAG ggaggagctgtgccTCAGTGTCCTGCCCGTGGCAGGCAGCTGCCAAACACAGCCCGGGGCGGGCACTGGGATGCCCGGGCAGCGCTGGGATGGACACGGATCGAGGGCTGCCCGCGGCTCCTcggccaggggctgctctgaacAGGCCCCCCGAGATGCTGCAGCCCGGGCAGAGCCCACTGccatcccaaaaccaccccaaggAACAGCTGCCACGGCCTGGGAGTGCCGGCACGCTGGGGTTGCAGAGGAGCTCGGACAGCAATTCCCGGTGCTCACCTCCTGGAGCTCCCACACACCCACCAG TGAGAAGAACATGAACTCACCACCATTAAGGCCTGGCAGTTCCCTGCAGCGAGAGCTCAGTGCACATCCAGGGAGGCAATTCCAGCAtctgaaagaaaggaaggaagaaaaag GCACTTCTGCAATCCAGCCCTGA